A single region of the Cereibacter sphaeroides 2.4.1 genome encodes:
- a CDS encoding M23 family metallopeptidase: protein MLTRLHYRIHTSLERILPERRLFLKSDSDTRFIRLRPVTQLAALAGGTLLVSWTILATSIVLMDSVTAGGTRDQTQRQQALYESRLNALSADRDRRADEAVRAQERFNLALAEVSKMQTALLATEDRRKELETGIEVLQDTLIRTIKERDDAREESERVTVALAEQTGSARTDGSRMADAEATLDQLSSTLAATARQRDDMANAVLLAKEETEEVLQEKAELQARNDLIFGRLEEAVTVSMEPLDKMFRAAGLSTDSLLKQVRRGYSGQGGPLSKLTVSTMGGGDLTPEERRANEILNGLDRMNLYRLAATKAPFSMPVKTAFRYTSGFGGRNDPFGRGNRRHEGIDMAGASGSPIYSTADGVVIQAGTASGYGKVIKIRHEFGIQTVYGHLSRIRVEKGQRVSRGDRIGDMGSTGRSTGTHLHYEVRVDGSPVNPMTFIKAAKDVF, encoded by the coding sequence GCTTCATCCGGCTCCGACCCGTGACGCAGCTCGCCGCTCTCGCCGGCGGCACGCTCCTCGTAAGCTGGACGATCCTCGCCACCTCCATCGTGCTGATGGACTCGGTGACCGCGGGCGGCACCCGCGACCAGACCCAGCGCCAGCAGGCGCTCTACGAATCCCGCCTCAATGCCCTCTCCGCCGACCGCGACCGCCGCGCCGACGAAGCCGTGCGCGCGCAGGAGCGGTTCAACCTCGCGCTCGCCGAGGTCTCGAAGATGCAGACGGCGCTCCTCGCCACCGAGGATCGCCGCAAGGAACTCGAGACCGGCATCGAGGTGCTGCAGGACACGCTGATCCGCACCATCAAGGAACGCGACGACGCCCGCGAGGAGTCCGAGCGCGTGACGGTCGCGCTGGCCGAACAGACCGGCTCGGCGCGCACCGACGGCTCGCGGATGGCCGATGCCGAGGCGACGCTCGACCAGCTGTCCTCCACGCTCGCGGCCACCGCCCGCCAGCGTGACGACATGGCCAATGCCGTGCTCTTGGCCAAGGAAGAGACCGAGGAGGTCCTGCAGGAGAAGGCCGAGCTTCAGGCGCGCAACGACCTCATCTTCGGCCGGCTCGAGGAAGCGGTGACCGTCTCGATGGAACCGCTCGACAAGATGTTCCGCGCCGCGGGCCTCTCGACCGACTCGCTGCTGAAGCAGGTGCGCCGCGGCTATTCGGGTCAGGGCGGCCCACTCTCGAAGCTGACGGTCTCGACAATGGGCGGCGGCGATCTCACCCCCGAGGAGCGCCGCGCCAACGAGATCCTGAACGGGCTCGACCGCATGAACCTCTACCGGCTCGCGGCCACCAAGGCGCCCTTCTCGATGCCGGTCAAGACCGCCTTCCGCTACACCTCGGGCTTCGGCGGGCGCAACGACCCGTTCGGGCGCGGCAACCGCCGCCACGAGGGCATCGACATGGCCGGCGCGAGCGGCAGCCCGATCTATTCCACCGCCGACGGCGTGGTGATCCAGGCGGGCACGGCCAGCGGCTATGGCAAGGTCATCAAGATCCGCCACGAGTTCGGCATCCAGACCGTCTACGGCCACCTGTCCCGAATCCGGGTGGAGAAGGGACAAAGGGTATCGCGCGGCGACCGGATCGGTGATATGGGCTCAACAGGCCGGTCCACCGGCACCCATCTTCACTATGAGGTCCGCGTGGACGGCTCGCCCGTCAACCCGATGACCTTCATCAAGGCGGCGAAAGATGTTTTCTAA
- a CDS encoding bactofilin family protein: protein MFSKSRINEPGPKQGEAERPKNQEAPVQKPSTDFAPGAPKPKPSASVLSSDLTVVGNLRTTGDIQVEGTVEGDIRAHLLTVGESATIRGEIVADDIVVNGRVIGRVRGLKVRLTSTARVEGDIIHKTIAIESGAHFEGSVQRQEDPLQSGKGGASAAPQAAPAPQATKPADL from the coding sequence ATGTTTTCTAAGAGCAGAATCAACGAGCCCGGTCCCAAACAGGGCGAGGCCGAAAGGCCGAAGAATCAGGAAGCTCCCGTGCAGAAACCCTCGACCGACTTTGCGCCCGGCGCGCCGAAACCCAAGCCTTCCGCCTCGGTCCTGTCGTCTGACCTGACGGTGGTGGGCAACCTGCGCACGACCGGCGACATTCAGGTCGAAGGCACGGTCGAAGGCGACATCCGCGCGCACCTGCTGACCGTGGGCGAGAGCGCCACGATCCGCGGCGAGATCGTGGCGGACGACATCGTGGTCAATGGCCGCGTCATCGGCCGCGTCCGCGGCCTGAAGGTGCGCCTGACCTCGACCGCCCGCGTCGAGGGCGACATCATCCACAAGACCATCGCCATCGAGTCGGGCGCCCATTTCGAGGGCTCCGTTCAGCGGCAGGAAGATCCGCTTCAGAGCGGCAAAGGCGGCGCCTCCGCGGCTCCGCAGGCGGCCCCGGCCCCGCAGGCCACCAAACCCGCCGATCTCTGA
- a CDS encoding DUF2189 domain-containing protein gives MSQSYLESAEAVPEVRLLTPEDLRLVLFAGMRDFRRAPAFGLFFAATYVIFGWIILYALTTSGNLWWILPAAAGFPILGPFIACGLYEVSRRLELGLPLHWGEVLGVILSQKDRQIPSMAAIVVIFFLFWNFLSHMVFALFMGMQPIVNISSSFESFLTAHGLTLLVVELLVGAVFASILFSITVVSLPLLLDREIDFVTAMITSVQVVQANPVLMLSWGITIAGILFFAMLPGFLGLLIALPVLGHATWHLYRLALD, from the coding sequence ATGTCGCAAAGCTACCTGGAATCGGCCGAGGCCGTTCCGGAGGTGCGCTTGCTCACCCCGGAAGACCTGCGGCTTGTGCTATTTGCCGGAATGCGTGACTTCAGACGCGCCCCGGCCTTCGGTTTGTTCTTTGCCGCCACCTATGTGATCTTTGGCTGGATCATTCTCTATGCGCTCACCACGAGCGGAAATCTCTGGTGGATCTTGCCCGCTGCTGCGGGCTTTCCCATCCTCGGCCCCTTCATCGCCTGCGGCCTCTACGAGGTCAGCCGCCGGCTGGAACTGGGCCTGCCGCTGCACTGGGGGGAGGTGCTCGGCGTGATCCTCAGCCAGAAGGATCGCCAGATCCCGTCCATGGCGGCGATCGTGGTGATCTTCTTCCTGTTCTGGAACTTCCTGTCCCACATGGTCTTCGCCCTCTTCATGGGGATGCAGCCCATCGTGAACATCTCGAGCTCGTTCGAGTCTTTCCTGACGGCGCACGGGCTCACGCTGCTCGTCGTCGAGCTTCTGGTGGGCGCGGTCTTCGCGAGCATCCTGTTCTCGATCACCGTGGTCAGCCTGCCGCTGCTCCTCGACCGCGAGATCGATTTCGTGACCGCGATGATCACCAGCGTGCAGGTGGTGCAGGCCAATCCGGTGCTGATGCTGTCGTGGGGCATCACCATCGCGGGGATCCTGTTCTTCGCCATGCTGCCCGGATTTCTCGGATTGCTGATTGCCCTGCCGGTGCTGGGCCATGCGACCTGGCATCTCTATCGCCTGGCGCTCGACTGA
- the prfB gene encoding peptide chain release factor 2 — MRTETQNQVEAIRRSLALLGQRMDLETAPHRLEEFDAMIEDGNLWNDPARAQKLMRERQQLMDQLSTYRLIDTGLRDNVELIELGEAEGDEEIVTEAEASIRALVETARAKELEALLDGEADGNDTFLEINAGAGGTESCDWASMLARMYVRWAERKGYKVELQSESAGEEAGIKSAAYKISGPNAYGWLKSESGVHRLVRISPYDSAARRHTSFSSVWVYPVVDDNIEIEIPANDIRIDTYRSSGAGGQHVNTTDSAVRITHLPTNIVVTSSMKSQHQNREAAMNALKARLYQLELDKRNAAINAQHEAKGEAGWGNQIRSYVLQPYQMVKDLRTGVETSDTQGVLDGDLDRFMQATLAQDVAGKSRAEANAEE; from the coding sequence ATGCGCACCGAGACCCAGAACCAAGTCGAGGCCATCCGGCGCTCGCTCGCGCTGCTCGGCCAGCGCATGGATCTCGAGACCGCGCCGCACCGGCTCGAGGAATTCGACGCGATGATCGAGGACGGCAACCTGTGGAACGATCCGGCCCGCGCGCAGAAGCTGATGCGCGAGCGCCAGCAGCTCATGGACCAGCTCTCGACCTACAGGCTGATCGACACCGGGCTGCGCGACAATGTCGAGCTGATCGAGCTCGGCGAGGCCGAGGGCGACGAGGAGATCGTGACCGAGGCCGAGGCGTCGATCCGCGCGTTGGTCGAGACGGCCCGCGCGAAGGAGCTCGAGGCGCTGCTCGACGGCGAGGCGGACGGCAACGACACGTTCCTCGAGATCAATGCGGGCGCGGGCGGCACCGAGAGCTGCGACTGGGCCTCGATGCTGGCGCGGATGTATGTCCGCTGGGCCGAACGCAAGGGCTACAAGGTCGAGCTGCAGTCGGAATCGGCGGGCGAGGAGGCGGGCATCAAGTCGGCTGCCTACAAGATCTCGGGGCCGAACGCCTATGGCTGGCTGAAGTCGGAGAGCGGCGTTCACCGGCTGGTGCGGATCTCGCCCTACGACTCGGCGGCGCGGCGGCACACCTCCTTCTCGTCGGTCTGGGTCTATCCGGTGGTGGACGACAATATCGAGATCGAGATCCCTGCGAACGACATCCGCATCGACACCTATCGCTCGTCCGGTGCGGGCGGACAGCACGTCAACACCACCGACTCGGCGGTGCGGATCACCCACCTTCCCACCAATATCGTCGTGACCTCCTCGATGAAGTCGCAGCACCAGAACCGCGAGGCGGCGATGAACGCGCTGAAGGCCCGGCTCTACCAACTCGAGCTCGACAAGCGGAACGCCGCGATCAACGCCCAGCACGAGGCCAAGGGCGAGGCGGGCTGGGGCAACCAGATCCGCTCCTATGTCCTTCAGCCCTATCAGATGGTGAAGGACCTGCGGACGGGCGTCGAGACCTCGGACACGCAGGGCGTGCTCGACGGCGATCTGGACCGGTTCATGCAGGCGACGCTCGCGCAGGATGTGGCCGGCAAGAGCCGCGCGGAAGCCAACGCCGAAGAGTAA
- a CDS encoding penicillin-binding protein 1A: MLRFVGSVFGAIFTAITLGLLALALTIGAVFWMYSRDLPSHESLAQYTPPTISRIYSGEGRIIDEFAQERRIFAPIEEIPDLVKNAFISAEDKNFYTHHGYDARGIAVAAFEAVRSRGKTVRGASTITQQVMKNFLLSGDRTGERKIKEIILATRIEETLPKDKILELYLNEIFLGQNSYGVAAAAQTYFNKTLSQLTPAEAATLASMPQAPSQYHPVRAKERLTQRRNYVLREMFENGYIDEATLTSSLNEPLRSVQNGDYPAFREALPPRDYFTDEIRRQLSSEFGEQEFFGGGLTIRATIDRELQEEAAAALRVGLEKYDRNLGIWRGTRQTLPADKLGSEADWRAALAAARVPRDVPGWHPAVVLEVGDSAARIGIEGVEEDEDGHYIPAEDVTWARKRQADGKLGPKARRAGDLLAVGDVVLVREVTGEDGSFRRWSLRQVPEVQGAFMAMDVNSGRVLAMQGGFSYQYSVFNRATQATRQPGSSFKPFVYAAALDSGFTPATIVIDAPIEVQTAQGLWTPKNASGKYYGPTPLRTGVEQSRNLMTVRIAQEIGMDTVASYAERFGVYDRMGQFLANALGAEETTLFKMVAAYAMFANGGERVQPTLVDRVQDRFGRTIYRHDQRICDDCAQPLLPEGRAPHITSKRERVMDAITAYQLTSMMEGVIKRGTGRGINLPVPVAGKTGTTNDAKDVWFIGYTSNIVAGCYIGYDQPRSMGSASGGGFCGPVFQSFMTKAVKKYGGSEFRVPPGGYFMKIDRFTGARLPDDATGDNVVAEYFRQGEDPVFGMGAWVDGGFAMGSNLPLFAYGEEETEQGATVTTATGERKVIPKKADFGTLSSGGLY, from the coding sequence TTGTTGAGGTTCGTAGGCTCGGTCTTCGGGGCCATCTTCACCGCGATCACGCTGGGGCTGCTTGCGCTCGCCCTCACGATCGGGGCGGTGTTCTGGATGTATTCGCGCGACCTGCCGAGCCATGAGAGCCTCGCCCAATATACGCCGCCGACGATCAGCCGGATCTATTCGGGCGAGGGGCGGATCATCGACGAATTCGCACAGGAGCGGCGGATCTTCGCGCCGATCGAGGAGATCCCCGACCTGGTGAAGAACGCCTTCATCTCGGCCGAGGACAAGAACTTCTACACCCACCACGGCTACGATGCCCGCGGCATCGCCGTGGCGGCCTTCGAGGCGGTGCGCTCGCGCGGCAAGACGGTGCGCGGCGCCTCGACCATCACCCAGCAGGTGATGAAGAACTTCCTCCTGTCGGGCGACCGGACGGGCGAGCGGAAGATCAAGGAGATCATCCTCGCCACCCGGATCGAGGAGACGCTGCCCAAGGACAAGATCCTCGAACTCTATCTGAACGAGATCTTCCTCGGGCAGAACAGCTATGGCGTGGCGGCGGCGGCGCAGACCTATTTCAACAAGACGCTGTCGCAGCTGACCCCGGCCGAGGCCGCAACGCTCGCCTCGATGCCGCAGGCGCCGAGCCAGTATCACCCGGTGCGGGCGAAGGAGCGGCTGACCCAGCGGCGCAACTATGTGCTGCGCGAGATGTTCGAGAACGGCTATATCGACGAGGCCACGCTGACCTCGTCGCTGAACGAGCCGCTGCGCTCGGTGCAGAACGGCGATTATCCGGCCTTCCGCGAGGCGCTGCCGCCGCGCGACTATTTCACCGACGAGATCCGCCGCCAGCTCTCCTCCGAGTTCGGCGAGCAGGAATTCTTCGGCGGCGGCCTCACGATCCGCGCCACCATCGACCGGGAGCTGCAGGAGGAGGCGGCGGCCGCCCTGCGCGTGGGGCTCGAGAAATACGACCGCAACCTCGGCATCTGGCGGGGAACGCGGCAGACGCTGCCCGCAGACAAACTCGGTTCGGAGGCCGACTGGCGGGCGGCGCTGGCGGCGGCCCGGGTGCCGCGCGACGTGCCGGGCTGGCATCCGGCGGTGGTGCTCGAGGTGGGCGACAGCGCGGCCCGCATCGGGATCGAGGGCGTCGAGGAGGACGAGGACGGCCATTACATCCCGGCCGAGGATGTGACCTGGGCGCGCAAGCGGCAGGCCGACGGCAAGCTCGGGCCCAAGGCGCGCAGGGCGGGCGATCTTCTCGCGGTGGGCGACGTGGTGCTGGTGCGCGAGGTGACGGGCGAGGACGGCAGCTTCCGCCGCTGGTCGCTGCGCCAGGTGCCCGAAGTGCAGGGCGCCTTCATGGCGATGGACGTGAATTCGGGCCGGGTGCTCGCCATGCAGGGCGGCTTCTCCTACCAGTATTCGGTCTTCAACCGCGCCACCCAGGCCACGCGCCAGCCGGGGTCGAGCTTCAAGCCCTTCGTCTATGCGGCGGCCCTCGATTCCGGCTTCACGCCGGCGACCATCGTGATCGACGCGCCCATCGAGGTGCAGACGGCGCAGGGGCTCTGGACGCCGAAGAACGCGTCCGGGAAATATTACGGGCCCACGCCGCTGCGCACCGGGGTCGAGCAGTCGCGGAACCTGATGACGGTGCGGATCGCGCAGGAGATCGGCATGGACACCGTGGCCTCCTATGCGGAGCGCTTCGGCGTCTACGACCGGATGGGGCAGTTCCTCGCCAATGCGCTCGGCGCAGAGGAGACGACGCTCTTCAAGATGGTGGCCGCCTACGCCATGTTCGCCAACGGCGGCGAGCGGGTGCAGCCCACTCTGGTCGACCGGGTGCAGGACCGCTTCGGTCGCACGATCTATCGGCACGATCAGCGGATCTGCGACGACTGCGCCCAGCCGCTGCTGCCCGAGGGTCGCGCGCCGCACATCACCTCGAAGCGCGAACGGGTGATGGATGCGATCACCGCCTATCAGCTCACCTCGATGATGGAGGGCGTGATCAAGCGCGGCACGGGGCGGGGGATCAACCTGCCGGTGCCGGTGGCGGGCAAGACCGGCACCACGAACGACGCCAAGGACGTCTGGTTCATCGGCTATACCTCGAACATCGTCGCGGGCTGCTACATCGGTTACGACCAGCCGCGCTCGATGGGCTCGGCCTCGGGCGGCGGCTTCTGCGGCCCGGTGTTCCAGAGCTTCATGACGAAGGCCGTGAAGAAATACGGCGGCTCCGAGTTCCGCGTGCCCCCGGGCGGCTATTTCATGAAGATCGACCGGTTCACCGGCGCGCGCCTGCCCGACGATGCGACGGGCGACAATGTGGTGGCCGAGTATTTCCGTCAGGGCGAGGATCCGGTCTTCGGCATGGGCGCCTGGGTCGACGGCGGCTTTGCCATGGGATCGAACCTGCCGCTGTTTGCTTATGGCGAGGAGGAGACCGAGCAGGGCGCGACCGTCACCACTGCCACGGGCGAGCGGAAGGTCATTCCCAAGAAGGCCGATTTCGGCACGCTCAGTTCCGGCGGTCTCTACTGA
- a CDS encoding N-acetylmuramoyl-L-alanine amidase, producing MEGLRRRSGGALRSVAAGLLAALLALSGAAAQELSGLARLMPDGSSIGARGWSGVSVELQLSQPVPWRVRVMDGPPRLVMDFREVEFGPVEDLARDTDRVTAVRAGSFRLGWSRLVLELARPMVVESADMRTSDGARIAIRLRKADEAEFAARAAAPEPPGWALPKAADLPRPVQGAGPLTVVLDPGHGGIDPGAERGGVSEASLMLTLSRELKEALVRDGTFRVAVTRAEDVFVPLEDRITLAREAGGQVFVSLHADAIAEGEAVGATLYTLAEEASDAAAAALAERHDRDDLLAGIDLTGHDDLVAGVLMDLARTETGPRNERLALALEAAIKRRQIAMHRHPRQAAGFSVLKSPDMPSILVETGFMSSDADLARLRDPGWRARMVIALVEGLKVWAREDAALKDMLRR from the coding sequence ATGGAGGGGCTGAGGCGGAGGAGCGGGGGGGCGCTCAGGTCGGTCGCGGCGGGTCTTCTTGCGGCGTTGCTCGCGCTGTCAGGGGCTGCGGCGCAGGAGCTGAGCGGGCTCGCGCGGCTCATGCCCGACGGATCCTCGATCGGGGCGCGCGGCTGGAGCGGGGTCTCGGTCGAGCTGCAGTTGAGCCAGCCGGTGCCCTGGCGGGTGCGGGTGATGGACGGGCCGCCGCGGCTGGTGATGGATTTCCGCGAGGTCGAGTTCGGCCCGGTCGAGGATCTGGCGCGGGACACCGACCGGGTGACGGCGGTGCGGGCGGGCAGCTTCCGCCTGGGCTGGTCGCGGCTGGTGCTGGAGCTGGCCCGGCCGATGGTGGTCGAGAGCGCGGACATGCGGACCTCCGACGGGGCGCGGATCGCGATCCGGCTGCGCAAGGCGGATGAGGCGGAATTCGCGGCCCGGGCCGCGGCGCCCGAGCCGCCGGGCTGGGCGTTGCCGAAGGCCGCCGACCTGCCGCGGCCGGTGCAGGGGGCGGGGCCGCTGACGGTGGTGCTCGATCCGGGCCATGGCGGCATCGACCCGGGAGCCGAGCGGGGCGGGGTGAGCGAGGCGAGCCTGATGCTCACGCTCTCGCGCGAGCTGAAGGAGGCGCTGGTGCGGGACGGCACCTTCCGCGTGGCGGTGACGCGGGCGGAGGATGTGTTCGTGCCGCTCGAGGACCGGATCACGCTGGCGCGCGAGGCGGGGGGGCAGGTGTTCGTCTCGCTGCATGCCGATGCCATCGCGGAAGGCGAGGCAGTGGGGGCCACGCTCTATACGCTGGCCGAGGAGGCGTCGGATGCGGCGGCGGCGGCCCTGGCCGAGCGGCACGACCGGGACGATCTGCTGGCGGGGATCGACCTCACCGGCCACGACGATCTGGTGGCGGGCGTGCTGATGGATCTGGCGCGCACCGAGACGGGGCCGCGGAACGAGCGGCTGGCACTGGCGCTGGAAGCGGCCATCAAACGGCGGCAGATCGCCATGCACCGCCATCCCCGGCAGGCCGCGGGATTCTCGGTGCTGAAGTCGCCGGACATGCCGTCGATTCTCGTCGAGACGGGCTTCATGTCGAGCGATGCCGACCTCGCGCGGCTGCGCGATCCGGGCTGGCGGGCGCGGATGGTGATCGCCCTCGTGGAAGGTCTGAAGGTCTGGGCGCGCGAGGATGCGGCGCTGAAGGACATGCTGCGGCGCTGA